The Triticum aestivum cultivar Chinese Spring unplaced genomic scaffold, IWGSC CS RefSeq v2.1 scaffold180750, whole genome shotgun sequence nucleotide sequence AGAAAGATACTATACAAAATAAAGAAAAAACCTGGCAAAGAAAAGAAAAGCGCTCacgcaaacaacaacaacaacaacaacaatatatACAGAGGATTCAAAGAACACCGGCGGGCACTCGTGTGCGTgcgagggttagggaaagaagatGATCGCACGGCTGGTGGCTGTCGAATCAAACGGCTGGAGGTGGACCAGCCGAAAGCTGGCCGGCGCATAGCACGCGCAAGGGAAACCAAGAAAAGAACAGAAGCGATACACTGTGGCTGTGTCTAACTCCGCTGAGTTGcttcaagaaagaaagaaagaaaaataactgCTAATTGGACAAATCAATCAGAAAAGCTTCTCGTGACACCCAAACAGCGATCCGTGCAGTATTCGGCCATCAGAAGTAGAATAGTCTTCAGACAAAGCTTTACAAGATAAAGGTCTCCATAAGATAAACAGGACTAGCATCTTACAAGTAAATGGATCATCGCAAGCCCAGAGAAGAAAGAAACAGAGCTGACAAAAGGCTATCTACGCTTCAGCAACTCACAAGAATATTCAGGGATTGATTACAGGACTGGATTGGTGATGATTGTATGGACCACAGCTATCCAACAGCGACCCTCAAATATAGTACCTGCGCTCCGTGTGCATTCCCGCTCTTAAATAGGCCGGATACTGATGATTGTCAGCACCGCCGGGGTTCCGCTGGATGTCAGGTGTAGCATCACGAGATCTTACCGGCTCCGGATAGTGGTACTCAGAGTGTCTGCCTCTACCCCTCTGACCATCACCACTCGCGTCACCGTGTTGTTGGCGGTACTCAGAGTGTCTGCCTCTACCCCTTTGACCATCATCACTCGTGTTACCGTGTTGTTGGCCAACGCGATGTGGCGCTGGAAAGAGAGGCTGATACTCCCACTCTGTTTCGTTCCATATCAAGGGGTTTTCATCTCTGAAGCTCATGCCTACATTGCCTTCTCCACCCTGCAGATCCATTCCAGCATCCCTGTCAGCTATCTGAATCGGTTTGCTGTCCAATCCCTGTGAGTTGTCCAATAAGAATTGGTGGGAATCCTGCAGCCATTCAGAGACACCATCATATTGTGCATCGCTCTGAGGATGGGAGATGTATTTAGGCATCCAGCGAGCCCTAGACGGAGCTGGTGATTCGTGGAAGAAGCGTCCCCTGCCTGCCCTCTCCCTGTAACCATAGCGAATCCCCACATTCCTTTGGGCCTCAACATGGTAGCGCCTTGGACTGTCAGTTGCCGGATGCTTTTCCCAAGTATTGTCAGGCAAGGACGCCATTCCAGTTAGTTTTGAACGGTCCTCGGTACCACCATGGGCCTTGAGCTCAAATTGCACATCTCCTTGCTGCCACTGATCAGATGACTCCTGTATAACATCTGCCACATTGAAGTACTCTGCCGGTTTAGCGAGAATTTGCACCGCCGAAGCAAGTCCATCAACTACAGCCATACCATTCGGACCTCCTTCTGCATGCTCTTCTTTCCTGCCTGTCTGTTTAATCGGTTTGCACATGACACTATTGTTTGGAATTGGAGTCTGGACAGGCAGTAGACCATGCTGGCTCTTGTCTGATTTCTTGACCTGCCGAGGCCCTGAGAGGCTACTAGCTGCATCATGTACTTCCTTGGCCGGTACTGCCCACTCCCGGTTTACTGATGCAAGTGGAACATCATCAAGCATTATATTACCCACAATAAGACCTGTAACAGAAGTAACCTTGGCAGGAATTATAGAACTATTGATGGCAATACATGGAACATGGGTTTTCTGCATACTCAGGACTTCTGTAGAATTCTTCTCATTAAACACAGGTGGCGCTGCAGGCCTAACTGAATTAAAGTTCCTCCTGCTGCTCTTGTTTCTGGTCAAGAGGTCGCCATGATTTTTAGCTTCAGCACACTTCGTGTCTGCAGGTATCTCCCTATCTGTTATATTTCTCTCCCATGAACCAAAATGCATTTGCCTGTGCTCCATTGGCCAGTGTTCTGGAGTACTGTTGTCATGTGACAGTGAGTTGAGGGAAATGTGTTCCATCATGTTAACCTGTGTGCTCTTGGCTGAAGACCTGAAATTATAACCTTTACTAACACCTGAAGTATTTGATTCTGCACTGGAACCAATAGAAACTTCACTAATCTTGACTCCAGCTACTGGCTGAGGCGCATTATGACCATCAGCAGAGACAATACAACATGTATCTGCCACTGAACTAGCACATTTAGCAGTCACATCATCTCGCGTTTTTGGTTTGCAGTACATATCTGCGTCTGGGGGTGCATCATTGGACTTCTGACTCTGTATTGATTGATACCTCCTCAATTCTTCCAGTTTTGCAATAGCATTTATATTTTGTTGACTAATCCACTTCTCCGCGTCCTGTAGTTGTTTCGCAGCTTGAGCAGACAAATATCTCATTCTGGAATGCTGAATGCACCAAAAAAACACTAGTTAAACAACAACCATGGCACAAGAAACTCTTAGCAACATTATTGCAGTATTTGCTTGCCAATTATAAACATTTCATTTCTGTGTGTGTGTGCCACTTTGTTGGGCACTCTATTAAAGCATCTGCAGGTAATAGAAGTGGAATGACATTATAATAAAAAGGATGTGCTTAAACAAAATTTGTGGAACTCTATTACATACATGAAAGAATCACACTGTACAGGGACAGAGAGTAACTCTTGGAAGATTGGTATCTACATCAGCAAGACTGCAAGGTCTAATAGAGATAAATGAATTAATCGAGTAAAGAGCATTACTGGAAGGACTTTAGGAGTGGCAGAAACATTTCTAATATCAAGGTTTACAGGACTGGGTTCTCGGGTCCAAGTTTGACGAAACAAACGCTACATGAAACCTTAATGCGATAAAGAAACATGACATCCGTCGCCAGGTAGATGCCATGGAAAATTTTGTGCAGCAGAAGTGACATACACACTGAATAAGTCATAGTGTCCAAACCTCCCTGGACGCTCACCTGCCTACCGCTAACCCTAGTATGAACACTTCAATCAAATTGTACAGGTACAGAAGAAAAAGGATGTTTTGCAGTTTTTTTATCTTTCTATGCATCTCATTACTCATGAGTTTCCGTGTAAGAAATAATCACAGAAATCGGCAACTACTCCAATTTTGTCAGAGGACAATACCTAAGGAGACAAAAACCACATACCTGGTCTTCACAGTGAAGCCAATTTGGCTCCTTATCAGCGACTGTCACATGTGGCTGCTGTGAGGTGTTCCTAGAAAGAAGTTGGTCTTGTTGAGCATCTACCATAAGAACTCCTCGCAAAGAGTCAACTATGGAGTGCTCTTCACATCCATGTCCAGTAATACGAGATGGCATGTCCTGAGCAGAACCATCAAGCATGTTTCTTGAGATATCGCTTCTTCCATATGCATGGCGATCAGCAGATTTGCCAACTTTTCCAGCTTGGCTGAATTCAGTAACTTGTTTTTCTGACAGACAAACAACAGTTACACCCTTATCAGGCCCATTTGATGGATTAGTTGACACAGAACTGCTGCTTTGAGAAACAGAATTAAGCCTGTCAAAGGCAGGACCAGTCTCACTGGTGGAAGCACTGAAGGGAACATATTTTGTCGCAGGATCTTCCTCGACACGGATGATTTTTGGGTGTTTAACCTTGGAGTCCTTGAGTAGAGATGAAGGTAGATTGGACAAGTTAAGGGCACGGAAATTTCTAGCTTTGTTGTTTAGACACTTGATTTTCTCTAATAGAGCCACATCCTTCTTGATGATAGGTTGCTTCTCGATCTCAAGTACATCTGCATGGCCATTCTTGACCTTCCCAAGAACATGGCAAGATTGATTTATGACACAACAATCAGCAGGCATGTGAGCATGAGATATATCCCTCTTGTCTGGATAATACCCACCATGTCCAGTATCCTGCTTTGCTAGTGCCTCCTCGTTGAGCGCGAACTGATCACGATGAGCAAGAGATTCAACAGCAAAGCCAGTCGGGTCAGCATGCTTGTACAGACCATATGGCATCTCTCCACTATGCAATTTTCCATTTTCATCAGGTGGCTGATCAGGAGGACGATGCCAGTAATCCAACAATGGAGGAGGTATACATATATTAGGAACTTGGGGATCATGCAGTTGAGCCTGCTCAGCTCCCCTTATCAACTTTGCAGCAGGAATAGGATCGTCTCCTTTGCAAACATAGTCCATTCTTGAGATAATTTCATGCTCATAACTGCAAGACAAAATTACCTCACCAGTTCCTGTCAAATAAGGATATCTTAGAGAATATCTATCATATTAAAAGGAAATTACATTTACTGAACACAGATTGCTATGATCCTATGATGATATTTGGGGTATGGAATACAAAAGAGTGGGATAGCTCGTAGCATTCATCAAGCGAGTGTATACCAGTTATCGGGTTCTTTCCTTCTTTATCTTGTGTTGCCACAATACCAGAAGCAATAGTTGGCCACCTTCCTGAAATTTGCCCTGTAACAGAAAAGATAATGAGTAGGGAGAACAAATGTGACTGATTAACCATATAGAACGGTTAAAGCTTTTAGCCCCAGAAACTATCAGTTTAGACAGAATTTATGGACACGTCCAACCAAATAAAATACTGGCATATCTATTCTGTTCCAGATAACTTGGTGCCAAACAACAATATGCATTCAGATACAATATAGTGTGAATAAATGAACTACaaacagactttgtgaaaaccaaATGTAATGTTGCACTTTGCCACCTTGTTGACTGTTTGACGCAGAGTTTCTGGAGCCAAGTACTGGGAAATCATCCATACTTAGGCTGAACCCTTTCCCCTGTGATGTAGGTGCCTACATTGGCAAAATTTATTATAAGAAAATCCTCAGTTAATTGCCAACTTGATTTATAGTAGAGGTGCATACCCGTCTGCCAACAGCTTTCAATGGTGCTTTTAGAACATTACTAAAAGAATCTGGAAAACGAGAAACTTGCAAGCTCCCTGATCTTATCTCTGTGCTTAGAGAATAATTTACGGCCATTGGCAAACTATACGATGGTAAGTCAAGGAAGTCACTTCCAACTGATGATGATGACGTCGAGCTTCCTCGGGAAGAAGGACGATCATCAATGTGGCTAGGTGAACCAGAAGCTCCATCGTTCTTGGGATTCAGAAGCAAAGGTGAAGCCCATGCATTTGATGCTGGGAGCATTGATTTGCCGCCCCAAGTGGTCGTGCCCCTAACATCCATGCAAAATTTCCATCAGACGGCAACAAGAATGAAACATCATCTCAGCTTGCGTAAACAAGGGTTGCCTGGACAGTATAGTGAAGGAATCCACATGTCCCATGCCCTTTCAGGCTATTGTTTCACCAGAGAAGCAAAACTTACTGACTAACATGGAAAAAAAAACTTGACAAACATACAGTTGTATTATCCAATCCTCCAAGGGGTACACGCACCTAGCATGTGATGTTTTTGGCATAATTTCCTTTCTCTATTTAACTAGTATAAACCAGATACCTCAAAGATATGTGCGCGTCCAGAACCATACTAGCAGCACCCAGAAAATTATCACAGGGAGAAATCTTACTTTGGAACAATCTCGTCACTGCGGAGGCCATGGCTGTCCAACCTAGGCAAACAGACCCTCAGCACATCAATTTCACAAGACACGAAAGAAGCTAGTGATAAATATTTGACAGAAGCAAATGCCTCGTTCAGGAGCTTCTCCAGCAGATGCCAAGTGCTAGGGTTAGAAATGCTACCTCTGGTTCGGCAAGTTGATGGGTTTAGGAGCCTTCGCCCCGGGCTTCCCCGTCTGAGAAATCCCCGCCCACCTGCACACAGCAACAAGATCACTAAACCCGTCAGGTACTTAATGTCGACTAAATCGCCTAAGATTTTCTTCAACGgggagaaggagatgaagaggaGGTAGGAGCAGATGGAAGGGAGCGACGGGCCTCTTGCCGTCCGCGAGCGCGGTGATGGCCACCATCGTTTCCCTCTCCTCGCTCCGAAGGCAAGCCGGGTCGTGGAAAGTGCGGGCGGGCTAGCGCACGCAgtcgaggtggaggtggaggcggcacGGCGAGGGCGTGTCGGCGCCGGACGACTGGAGCGAGCGGAGCAAAGGGGAATGGAGTGGGAGGCGGCCGAGGATGACAAGTGGGGCCAACGATAGGGACTAAGGTCTTCTTTGGTCTG carries:
- the LOC123176269 gene encoding protein MODIFIER OF SNC1 1-like; translated protein: MVAITALADGKRWAGISQTGKPGAKAPKPINLPNQRLDSHGLRSDEIVPKGTTTWGGKSMLPASNAWASPLLLNPKNDGASGSPSHIDDRPSSRGSSTSSSSVGSDFLDLPSYSLPMAVNYSLSTEIRSGSLQVSRFPDSFSNVLKAPLKAVGRRAPTSQGKGFSLSMDDFPVLGSRNSASNSQQGQISGRWPTIASGIVATQDKEGKNPITGTGEVILSCSYEHEIISRMDYVCKGDDPIPAAKLIRGAEQAQLHDPQVPNICIPPPLLDYWHRPPDQPPDENGKLHSGEMPYGLYKHADPTGFAVESLAHRDQFALNEEALAKQDTGHGGYYPDKRDISHAHMPADCCVINQSCHVLGKVKNGHADVLEIEKQPIIKKDVALLEKIKCLNNKARNFRALNLSNLPSSLLKDSKVKHPKIIRVEEDPATKYVPFSASTSETGPAFDRLNSVSQSSSSVSTNPSNGPDKGVTVVCLSEKQVTEFSQAGKVGKSADRHAYGRSDISRNMLDGSAQDMPSRITGHGCEEHSIVDSLRGVLMVDAQQDQLLSRNTSQQPHVTVADKEPNWLHCEDQHSRMRYLSAQAAKQLQDAEKWISQQNINAIAKLEELRRYQSIQSQKSNDAPPDADMYCKPKTRDDVTAKCASSVADTCCIVSADGHNAPQPVAGVKISEVSIGSSAESNTSGVSKGYNFRSSAKSTQVNMMEHISLNSLSHDNSTPEHWPMEHRQMHFGSWERNITDREIPADTKCAEAKNHGDLLTRNKSSRRNFNSVRPAAPPVFNEKNSTEVLSMQKTHVPCIAINSSIIPAKVTSVTGLIVGNIMLDDVPLASVNREWAVPAKEVHDAASSLSGPRQVKKSDKSQHGLLPVQTPIPNNSVMCKPIKQTGRKEEHAEGGPNGMAVVDGLASAVQILAKPAEYFNVADVIQESSDQWQQGDVQFELKAHGGTEDRSKLTGMASLPDNTWEKHPATDSPRRYHVEAQRNVGIRYGYRERAGRGRFFHESPAPSRARWMPKYISHPQSDAQYDGVSEWLQDSHQFLLDNSQGLDSKPIQIADRDAGMDLQGGEGNVGMSFRDENPLIWNETEWEYQPLFPAPHRVGQQHGNTSDDGQRGRGRHSEYRQQHGDASGDGQRGRGRHSEYHYPEPVRSRDATPDIQRNPGGADNHQYPAYLRAGMHTERRYYI